The Apium graveolens cultivar Ventura chromosome 3, ASM990537v1, whole genome shotgun sequence sequence ttttttgatctcctctctcttctccaatcccgttccgggtgggaaacttcatgactgaatggtaggaagaagggactgccttgaaggcatgtatccctgttcttcccatgatagcattacaggttgaactagcttttaccaccacaaagtccaacatcggcgttgcttgccttggttccgtacctatggtggttggcaacttgattatcccttccacatgacattatactcctgcaaatccatatatcggcatgtcggttggtgtcaactgggagtcgttataccccatccttagaaaggcgtcatggagcaagatatccactgaagcaccattatccacaaggaccctcttgaccgggctatttcctattaccggtgttatgaccagcgggtcgtcatgaggaaacttcacaccctctaggtcagaatcatcaaaagccaatgttacttctgtcatggccctcttcggggcttctccaacaatatgcataacctctctagtatatgcctttcttgaatttttggataatccagcagcagttggacctccaaagatcgtgtttatcacaggccctcgaggtcgtggccctccataaattgtgtttataactggtcctctaggctgggggtttcgcccctgatcgtcttggtccctcctacgatcttcaaagttcttccttccattattattcatGTCCCCTctttctccagtgtatttgttcaatcttccttttcgaatgagaaactcaatttcatctttcagctgcctacactcatcggtgtcgtgaccaacatctttgtgaaatctgcaatacttgctcttgtctagcttggcaggatcagccttcaggggcttaggccaacgaatatctcgatctttcttgatttccatcaagatctggcttctaggagcattcagcttagcgtattcgatgaaattttgcccaggtcctcccttcttaggggttgaatcaggattttgctcggttctaggatatttgtccttagcgatatactccagatcagtcttccgcttcttgcctatagcgggctcattactcactacggtcttcctcatgctttcttcgactttgatatacttccctgccctctcgTGGAGCcgcaacatgctttcagggggcgtttggccaaggacatcttaaaaaactcatccctaattccttgttgcagtgctattatggctaccttatcatcaaggcATGGGACTTTTAAaacctcctttgtgaaacgattcaggtaatctctcaaggattcctttgtcccctgcacaatgctcataagagatgcagaacttttctcatgaactctcccactgatgaattgcttaataaaagcctggcttaattctctgaacgacccaatagagtttggtggcaagcgactgtaccacctttgagccatacccgacagggtttgagggaaggcccaacactttatagcatcattcacgggttgcaacaacaatgcattagagaatgttctaacatgattagcgggatctcccgtgccatcataagctttgatagttggcatcttgaacttccttgagatatgggtattcattattccttcagtgaagggtggagtaggatcatcaggatctccaaggggaagaagattgcttggatcagcccttgggacaacagcccttctctgcaccggaccgtccaggtctatgatgggaggaggatttctccctctaggaggtgcttggggtctggtggtctggtgcgcctccaagtcgcgcctcaacctttgaatctcagcctcatgagccctgatcatttcctgcatttcttggggattcgccccttgggtgctttgagggtgttggcttccatcagccatcggctctttgccagcacgcctccttcttggggctacttcatcatccgaagattcggagtctctctcagtgtaaggaccagaaaattcccgatcctcggggataggagccaaacctcgtatgtaggggggcgattgccctcgtgcttcacttcggccagcatgtccgcttcctccaatctcggggtaaaggggcatcccataaggggggttagtagtaacaacagttgaatattcatacccgacgggtcgagaattcacaggtacatgtacttgttgaacttgaggattcgtaccttgaatagtcgggggagtcgtcccttgtggctgaggttgagttgcccctatctgggcttccccttgagtagatgcataagttgagtgagggggtatttccacggttgacgaaatcacctgggttgtccccgatggtgttccttcctccagagctctaagtgttctccgtgttctcgtcatggttgttgttgtgctgtcccacagacggcgccaaatgttatggattaaaaactaatatatataattgatgtatttattactaaggaacgtgagtttcgaggcttgatttgactgctcttgtgtttcgtgactcaatctgccttaacaagatgcctacgtaccttgttgattgtcaaggatcaagtcaaaaaatgtagttctgatctgtgggggaggcctcttatatagatgtgggagtccttgaattggacttggtataggagacttggtggtcaagtctctgaactaggatagacttaggagtcctaagaagtaggaagctgattccttatcacatgaggttccttggaggccaatctacaaggatttgtatccccactaggacttatcttaatagctgtttttctcccttattaattaattacgaaattaataaataatcagggttttgggccttctttgttccatcaggcctgatatggtccatcaggtctgatcaatgtgttaacctttctggtctgaatatcatacatcttcttattaggcctagcagcccacaccttgtataatcaatgtaatatttaattatacaatcaggatttatttatccctatcaatggCAAACTAAATCTATGCTATTTATTTTTAGATTCGTGGCCGTGGATGAAAAAAACAAGAAAGATCAATTCGGCGACTTTATGTTTTTTTTTGAATGTTGAACAATTTATAATTTGTTGCATACAAGAACATTTTCACTTGTCCATGCTTTTTTATTATTAAGAACTTTGTTATTCATTATTTAAGaccatttaattatttattacattTTTTAACAATTACTTTTTTCATATATAATCCGTGTACCTCAGTGTATTAAAGCGGATAAACACGAATATATTAGTTTCGGGTTTATGTCACCAAATTGGTACACGAATTCAAATACAGGTCGAGTTCATGTTAAAGCTTTAATACACAAAAACATGTTTGTATAGGATACGAAAAGTTGCCGGGTATATATATGAGGGGTCCCTATCCACAGCCATAGTTGGATAGGGACCCTATCCAACCAACAAATCAGGACCATTGAATTGACTGCTCTATTGACCAGTCAATTCAActgccgcaatgtttcattgcggtaATTTCAACAGTCAAATGAAATGTTTTCAGCAAATTTTTTTTATGCCAAAtttaattttgtgaattttaaaattcttattaaTATTGGCACAAAAATAAGTTTTGCACAAAAAATAAGTTTGACTGTTGAtaaattttttaaactaaaataactcaattcactaaaaagtataaaattaataatattattttttaaactaaaattatTCATACGAGAATTTAAAGAAAAAGTACCGAAAAAATTAAAttgataaatttattattaaaattgataatattttaatatattactactacttatatttaatgttaacatattttaaaaaattaattactgttgaacattaatattatttttatacttaTATAAATAAGTTAAATATTAGAATAAGTTAAAGAGAGGGGCAGTTTGAACATTAAAAACGGGGAGCCTAACCAAAAATGAAACATTGCGGCCCaacaatgaaacattgcggaaTGCGCAATGTTTCCTGTGCATGAAAACATTCCGCAATATTTCATTGCGGAAGGCAAGACCCGTATTGCTTTccccgcaatgtttcattgctgTGGGTTGGTTGACTGTCCCCCCAACCCACGTTGACTCCCGATTATTTCCCATATATGAGTTCAAGGATTATAATGGAGTTTATCTTGCACCTCACTTTTTGCCCAAATATCTTCATACAAAACTACAACTCCGAGTTAAACCCGTATATTTTCGTCTCGACTGTTTAATAATTTCTACTCAACGCTCTACTGTCAGAACCAACTTGTAATCAATATTGTTTTAAAAGTGAATAGGCTGTCTCCATTTAAATATAAACATAATTTCCTGTCAAAAAAAATTACTTTATAAACataattcaaaatttataatGCTAAGATAATCATTCTGCTTTCGGAGGATGTGTTTAATCTGTTCCAGGTGCCCGTCGCTAGATTGAGATCTGCAGGGCGGCGGCCGGCGGGGACTTCGACTGCCTTGTATCAGGTGAAGAGAAGGGGTTGGTAGGCTTAGTAGGGAACCTACAATTTAACCGTTACGAACGGTGCGTTTCAATCAATTAAATCTTTAAAACCATGTTCCCGCAGAAAATGTTGGCAACACATTGCAGCATAATTCATAATTCCTtgaatcataaaaaaaaattcaatgGCACAGTATTACCAAGATCTAAAAGCCACGCTCGTTAATATTTATACAAGTAAAGGATGCTATAATATATATCCCTTTTTATGTATGTTATACATCGAAAGGCTCTGTCAGAACTAAAATGCAGAGAGCCAACAATAAAACCTTTATATGCAGTTATGCATTACCGGTTTTAACTGATATAAGCAGCTTGGATCTGGAATATTAAAACGAAAGAGATCCTAAAAGCTGGCTGCATCACCAACACAATATGTGCAACTAAATCTAGCTAACTACTTGAACCTTGACCAGTAACACCAATAGAAACTGTACAAAGGTCGTACGTTTACCGCGGAGactatttcaattattttcatgAAGAAACCAAGGTCTTATTCTTTGTGTTTTTAAGATTCATCTCCAAAGGTCTAGGAAGAGGAAGTGGAGGATGCTGAATTGTGTCAGATACCACGGCTTGTCCGGTCAAGATCCCCTCTTCCTTTGGAAGAGCTGGTTGCTCTGGCTTCGGTGTGTATGTGAATGAGAGATCCTTGTTGGAAGAAAGTGCAGCGAGCTCTTTCTCCTCTAGGCCCTTTGGTTCCCCTAGGCTGCATCTCTCCGGACTGTGTTTTGCCAACGCATCTTTGAATTTCTTGATCTGTAAGATTTTAAAATAGTTTACCGTAAGTACAATGGTAAGAATCTGCAGGTACAAAATAATCACAAAGAAAACAATGGATTACAACACAATCTGCAGGTAGTATCTGATGTACACCGCAAAGCTAAGAGCCTAAGATTAGAAATTATATCAGAAAATTAAACCTCAAAAATCACAAGTCCAGCACTTAAATGGAAATTAAGGAAACTAACCGTAGCATTGGTGCAGCTGAAACTGCAGAGACGACCATGAGCTCCTCTATAGAAACGAAAGAAGGGAAGCACATGAACATTGAGGGAATAACACATGGACTTGTGCTCCTCGTAGTTTACTTGTAGAAACTGCACATCTGGGTTCATTTCTGCTAATTGACATAACTGCCAAAAACAAATCAAGACAATTAATTAGACAAACAAagatcataaacatattcacaaACATGGCTCCTCAACATAAAAAAACACTTGTTCAAATAGGATACCTTGGGATGAAGAGCTTTGCAGCCACCACAACCCGGGGAGTAAAAATCAACCACCACCAGTTTATCCCCTGCGTTGTGTAGAGAATCCACAAGGTCTTGAGCTCCTACCACTTGTCGCATGTTTGCTTTGGTCCCTTTCTCCCACCATCTTTGAGCTTTCGCAATTCCAATACTCATCTATGTATACAAAAACATCCCCCCAATTAAATCATAGTATCAGTTTAAGCATCAAAACAACATAGATAACGAACAAATAGGTTTACAACCACAAATTATAAcagcaaatatcataaaaattTTAAAGACAAAATATAGTTTAAATTAAGGGTTAAAATCTGGAATCAACATGGTATCGTACAATTCTTATATTTTTTAAGCAACTGATTAATCACTTATAACAACACAAGCAAAATATATCTAcaaattttaattcaaaataaattaaaCCCGAGTAATACTTCAATTGTCCGTTAAAAAGTAGATCTAGATAACAATAAAAACGATATAACCTAACAGATCCAGAAcaaaaaaaaacaagaacacatAAATCCATGATtaaaaaacatttttaaaatataaaagtAGCATACCTGAATATTGGAAGCTTTCCGACTAGTACCACCAACAAACGCAGGATTAGACGGCGCAACAAGGACTCTCCGACCATGAAAACATGAAATTGACCTAAATGAAAGATTTGTGGGTCTATAACGCTTGTGTAGATGGTACTTGGTAATATTAGTTCCATTGCAGAGCGAGAAAACGTTGGACTTGCACACAACTTCTGCCATGTTCAATTAATTGATTGAGGATGagaatagtaataataataatagtaatagtAATAAAACTATTTGTGGAGTTGAGAAAAGTGGATGAGGTTTGAAAAAGAGAAAAATGTGGGGATCGTTATCCACAAGCAATAGACGACTTAATCCAACGGTGGATAATTGTAAGTTTTGGTCCTTAACGTGCCGCGtgttagcctttttctttctcttttggATAAGTAAATGACACGTTGTTGCTTTCCGCCTTTTATATTTGTCAGGAGTTGTTTTCCGCTTTTAAGTTTTAAGTTTTTAACCAAGAGCATTAGGGCCCGCTTGACCGCATCAAGAGTAAAAAACCATACGTGATCGATCCGTATATTACAGATAACTCCTAAATATGAATCATcgtaaatttaattttaaatactTATTAATTTACGATTTagttataaatttattatttttaaaattataaaaatctAATTGCAACCGCAAtcacatatatataaattaatatatctttaaaagttatttcaaatatatatataaatatgcgTGGCTCCGTAGGCGTAATACGGTATCGTAATCTCTCGATGGGCATGgctaataattttttttgaatatgtGTGGTTTCTAATCACTGAAAAATTGCAATTTGTCTCtctaaaaaaataaatttattaggTAGATTCTTGCAAATACCACTAAAATGAAGGTCTGTCAAATATTTTAGTGTTTGTGACCTAAAGACAACACTATggtgttttagtttaagacattcggattattaatgtttatgttcaatcgattatttcctttataatttattaattcttaatttactgcgatataaatgttaaattaataaatgttcttggaatatgatatgcaattctatatctctaaatacacgacttagaaatgagattatgagaataatatcaatattcctaaagatccctagtcgaatattattattaagagacaataataatgcattaagactggtgtgtttgttgactgatgatcacatctcattgatcataggtatgatgatattAAAGTTaaaaaaacacaggcagatgtatatgtacatggtgttggacaaacccaatgtgagattttacatgtctgttgtgtcataagtaattctcacagtgataatgatttaatggtccttagacctagagccattatatttctatacgagaattaatatacattgatttcattaaaagttgttattgaccgggtaatgataaaagtggacattgtgtatattatgaatcatatgagaaatatgaatgatctagatgtgatttaaccctcctattttaggagtgatattattggcatcttgtgtgagctagactatgaaatgcgttgCCACGCttaaatgttgatttgatataatagtctactcattgatcaaagaaacctggattaaacattgatgaggatgacacattacatgcctctagtttaatctataatatttggttaaagggattatattacattgtacattattcacgaaaggtttaatcgatcatcgattcaattattattatttgggtagcaatgatgtattactagatgccgctcattatttacgattttaaattagatttaaaattcgttgccaacgtaataataacctatagggtcacacacaaataatgcttgaaggatttaatttaaattggatttaaattataataaagtaattcgaattatttataatatgaATTAAGTataacttaattaattagataaatattgatattcgaatttactaatattaattatgaaattcatttattaaataattaagtgtgacttaattattatacaa is a genomic window containing:
- the LOC141713739 gene encoding thioredoxin-like 1-1, chloroplastic, producing the protein MAEVVCKSNVFSLCNGTNITKYHLHKRYRPTNLSFRSISCFHGRRVLVAPSNPAFVGGTSRKASNIQMSIGIAKAQRWWEKGTKANMRQVVGAQDLVDSLHNAGDKLVVVDFYSPGCGGCKALHPKLCQLAEMNPDVQFLQVNYEEHKSMCYSLNVHVLPFFRFYRGAHGRLCSFSCTNATIKKFKDALAKHSPERCSLGEPKGLEEKELAALSSNKDLSFTYTPKPEQPALPKEEGILTGQAVVSDTIQHPPLPLPRPLEMNLKNTKNKTLVSS